A single region of the Theileria annulata chromosome 4, complete sequence, *** SEQUENCING IN PROGRESS *** genome encodes:
- a CDS encoding Theileria-specific sub-telomeric protein, SVSP family member, putative (Tap579b07.q1c.C.cand.157 - score = 155.73;~1 probable transmembrane helix predicted for TA09785 by TMHMM2.0 at aa 5-22;~Signal peptide predicted for TA09785 by SignalP 2.0 HMM (Signal peptide probability 0.961, signal anchor probability 0.039) with cleavage site probability 0.936 between residues 20 and 21), translating into MKCKIYAFLILFILIGYVYCADQPNDQSKDVKGIGSVDCDSDQEEDNFQVTELTEISKDDQRQDDILQNSNEIIIGEEEIPVPLEELILPFQEQTVQPTIVPLEELETVPLEELETVPLEELETVPLEELETVPLEEPEVDILEEPMHLSYYYQFLTDYQEHQPQQGTDYYGPNQPFPPVQQQGQFTQGQGDQGQGYFLSMLQEQDQSPQPVQELQPEPETQFIELKPIQLQIPKPVQQPVQPIQDQSPQPETETQPQFTQPYVPEPTPPTQPIPPPGYIVLQRIPLHILKRISQQTEPTQPTTQLTTEPEQLHPETIPVEIGSDEDEDEEPPEPPSGPEDGDQPADKPDEDEEDEEDEEEEEEEEEEEEEDEEEDSDKSSKKSKDEHKSRIHKIYHTRSNSIILIKKNKKGKLIPMTKRDYKWIYCEKGHKTYKLLANLEQIFCDNEMVYQHKPGTPYAKKITTNNIYFGFVIECDNVFTLIKQYKGKWIMIESLAPDYIKIFKISSSGNEVLLTENEYHITLSGAESFRYTFSRGVKCCKFMVRDMIAWEKTNEKEDPLFININGRLNVTVTFKSYFCVYIKKINKYEQSKLRSRKKEFY; encoded by the coding sequence atgaaatgCAAAATATATgcatttttaatattgtttataTTGATTGGATATGTATATTGTGCTGATCAACCAAATGATCAATCGAAAGATGTTAAAGGAATAGGGTCTGTGGATTGTGATTCTGATCAGgaagaagataattttcaaGTAACTGAACTAACTGAAATATCTAAAGATGATCAACGGCAAGATGATATTCTCCAAAATtctaatgaaataattattggGGAAGAAGAAATACCTGTACCATTAGAAGAACTAATTTTACCATTCCAAGAACAAACTGTACAGCCTACAATTGTACCATTAGAAGAACTAGAAACTGTACCATTAGAAGAACTAGAAACTGTACCATTAGAAGAACTAGAAACTGTACCATTAGAAGAACTAGAAACTGTACCATTAGAAGAACCTGAAGTTGATATATTAGAAGAACCTATGCACttatcatattattatcaatttctAACTGATTATCAAGAACATCAACCTCAACAAGGTACAGATTATTACGGGCCTAATCAACCTTTCCCACCTGTACAACAACAAGGACAATTTACTCAAGGACAAGGTGATCAAGGTCAGGGTTATTTTCTATCAATGCTACAAGAACAAGATCAATCTCCACAACCTGTACAAGAGCTACAACCAGAACCAGAAACTcaatttattgaattaaaACCAATACAACTACAAATTCCAAAACCTGTACAACAACCCGTACAACCAATTCAAGATCAATCTCCTCAACCAGAAACAGAAACTCAACCTCAATTTACTCAACCTTATGTGCCAGAACCTACACCACCTACTCAACCTATACCACCACCAGGTTATATTGTTTTACAACGTATACCACTACACATACTAAAACGAATATCACAACAAACAGAACCAACACAACCTACTACTCAACTAACTACAGAACCAGAACAGTTACATCCAGAAACTATTCCAGTAGAGATTGGatcagatgaagatgaagatgaagaacCTCCAGAACCTCCTAGTGGACCTGAAGACGGAGATCAACCAGCAGATAAACctgatgaagatgaagagGACGAAGAGGACGAAGAGGAAGAGGAAGAGGAAGAGGAAGAGGAAGAGGAggatgaagaagaagatagcgataaatcatcaaaaaaatcaaaagaTGAACATAAATCTAGAAtacataaaatttatcaCACAAGATctaattcaattattttaataaagaaGAATAAAAAAGGGAAGCTAATTCCAATGACAAAGCGTGATTATAAATGGATATATTGTGAAAAGGGCCATAAAACATATAAGCTGTTAGCAAATCTTgaacaaatattttgtgATAACGAGATGGTTTATCAACATAAGCCTGGTACGCCTTACGCAAAGAAAATaactactaataatatttattttggATTTGTTATTGAATGTGATAATGTATTTACCCTAATTAAGCAATATAAAGGAAAGTGGATTATGATAGAAAGCTTAGCTCCAGactatataaaaattttcaaaataaGTTCATCTGGAAATGAGGTTTTATTAACTGAAAATGAATATCATATTACCTTAAGTGGTGCAGAATCATTTAGATATACGTTTTCCCGAGGAGTTAAATGTTGTAAATTTATGGTTAGAGACATGATTGCATGGGAAAAAACTAATGAAAAAGAAGAtccattatttataaatataaacgGTAGACTAAATGTTACTGTTACATTCAAAAGTTATTTTTGtgtttatataaaaaaaattaataaatatgagCAAAGTAAATTACGCTCAAGAaaaaaagaattttattaa